A window of the Hordeum vulgare subsp. vulgare chromosome 5H, MorexV3_pseudomolecules_assembly, whole genome shotgun sequence genome harbors these coding sequences:
- the LOC123453101 gene encoding calmodulin-binding protein 60 A-like isoform X3, which yields MSQKRQPEEGERPRWGGCGGGVPAESGGTSSPGEPKRQRVPALREVITEVMRKSSIEKLFSSIEPLIRRVVKEEIELALANHAAMMTRSPTYTVPSTSKNLQLQFTTKLSLPIFTGSKVEGEGTLSIALVDTLTREVVVMGTDSLLKVEIVVLEGDFEDGEGNDWTAQEFNNNIVKERQGKRPLLSGDVFVALDKGIGTVGDLSFTDNSSWTRSRKFRLGARSEDGCFNGVRVREAKTESFVVKDHRGELYKKHHPPVLEDDVWRLEKIGKEGAFHKRLNKEKIVTVKDFLTLLHLDAPRLRKILGTGMSTKMWEVTVEHAKTTCVLSEKVHIYYLKSPSKTAVVFNAVGEVRGLISEKFVSADDLTEIEKAEAHAAVKQAYEDWKNVSTCDSDTLVENPSQLFNMRSPSLHENGFYQLPTQVLTDDFDISHLDIPSDDIFSVEPSCALDPCAVGAAESSENRFQSELPPLGGHGQPRESHALDRFSNSLVFEESTSHASFNEDYYCRPGPDPPVSFDSQDLGAALKGFIATISKPKPYRGWRTLSYVIGWIFYTKRMAAQKRKKPGK from the exons ATGTCGCAGAAGCGGCAGCCGGAGGAGGGCGAGCGGCCGCGGTGGGGAGGCTGCGGAGGCGGCGTCCCGGCCGAGTCGGGCGGGACCTCCTCCCCCGGTGAGCCCAAGCGGCAGCGGGTCCCCGCGCTCCGCGA GGTCATCACGGAGGTGATGCGGAAGAGCAGCATCGAGAAGCTCTTCTCGTCGATCGAGCCCCTCATCCGGAGAGTG GTTAAAGAAGAAATTGAGTTGGCCCTCGCAAATCATGCCGCTATGATGACAAG AAGTCCCACGTACACTGTTCCATCTACATCGAAAAATCTGCAGCTCCAATTCACGACTAAGCTTTCTCTTCCAATTTTCACTGGTTCCAAGGTTGAAGGCGAGGGTACCTTAAGTATTGCTCTAGTGGACACTTTGACCAGAGAAGTTGTAGTAATGGGCACAGACTCCCTGTTGAAGGTTGAAATAGTAGTTCTAGAGGGTGACTTTGAAGACGGAGAAGGCAATGACTGGACAGCTCAGGAGTTCAATAATAACATCGTTAAAGAAAGACAAGGTAAACGACCCTTGCTTTCTGGAGACGTGTTTGTTGCCCTTGATAAAGGCATTGGTACAGTGGGAGATCTATCATTCACAGATAACTCCAGCTGGACACGCAGCCGAAAGTTCAGGTTAGGTGCAAGAAGTGAGGATGGTTGTTTTAATGGCGTAAGAGTACGGGAAGCAAAAACTGAATCGTTTGTGGTAAAGGATCATCGTGGAGAAT TGTACAAGAAGCATCACCCACCAGTTCTTGAAGATGATGTTTGGCGACTGGAGAAGATCGGCAAGGAAGGAGCTTTTCACAAGCGTTTGAATAAGGAGAAGATAGTTACGGTCAAAGATTTTCTCACTTTATTGCATCTTGATGCTCCTAGGCTTCGGAAG ATATTGGGCACTGGCATGTCAACTAAGATGTGGGAGGTTACTGTTGAGCATGCGAAAACAACGTGTGTTCTCAGTGAAAAGGTGCATATTTACTACCTAAAAAGCCCAAGCAAAACTGCTGTTGTGTTCAATGCTGTTGGAGAAGTGAGAGGGttaatatcggagaagtttgtttCTGCTGATGATCTAACAGAAATTGAGAAG GCCGAAGCACATGCTGCTGTGAAACAAGCATATGAAGACTGGAAGAATGTCTCGACCTGTGACAGTGACACGCTTGTGGAGAATCCATCACAGCTCTTCAATATGAGATCTCCATCTTTGCATGAGAACGGATTTTACCAGTTGCCTACACAAGTTTTAACTGACGATTTTGATATAAGCCACTTGGACATACCATCAGATGACATTTTCTCTGTTGAACCATCATGTGCCTTGGATCCTTGTGCCGTGGGAGCTGCAGAAAGCAGTGAAAATAGATTTCAGTCCGAGCTTCCCCCACTTGGTGGCCATGGACAGCCTCGAGAATCACACGCGTTAGACAGGTTCTCAAATTCATTGGTTTTCGAGGAGAGCACCAGTCATGCCTCATTCAACGAAGACTACTATTGCCGTCCAGGTCCAGATCCCCCAGTATCCTTTGACTCACAAGATCTTGGTGCTGCGCTGAAGGGCTTCATCGCGACGATATCAAAGCCCAAGCCATATAGAGGATGGAGGACGCTGTCATATGTTATAGGATGGATATTCTACACCAAGAGGATGGCCGCTCAGAAGAGGAAGAAACCCGGGAAATGA
- the LOC123453101 gene encoding calmodulin-binding protein 60 A-like isoform X2 codes for MSQKRQPEEGERPRWGGCGGGVPAESGGTSSPGEPKRQRVPALREVITEVMRKSSIEKLFSSIEPLIRRVVKEEIELALANHAAMMTRSPTYTVPSTSKNLQLQFTTKLSLPIFTGSKVEGEGTLSIALVDTLTREVVVMGTDSLLKVEIVVLEGDFEDGEGNDWTAQEFNNNIVKERQDNSSWTRSRKFRLGARSEDGCFNGVRVREAKTESFVVKDHRGELYKKHHPPVLEDDVWRLEKIGKEGAFHKRLNKEKIVTVKDFLTLLHLDAPRLRKILGTGMSTKMWEVTVEHAKTTCVLSEKVHIYYLKSPSKTAVVFNAVGEVRGLISEKFVSADDLTEIEKAEAHAAVKQAYEDWKNVSTCDSDTLVENPSQLFNMRSPSLHENGFYQLPTQVLTDDFDISHLDIPSDDIFSVEPSCALDPCAVGAAESSENRFQSELPPLGGHGQPRESHALDRFSNSLVFEESTSHASFNEDYYCRPGPDPPVSFDSQDLGAALKGFIATISKPKPYRGWRTLSYVIGWIFYTKRMAAQKRKKPGK; via the exons ATGTCGCAGAAGCGGCAGCCGGAGGAGGGCGAGCGGCCGCGGTGGGGAGGCTGCGGAGGCGGCGTCCCGGCCGAGTCGGGCGGGACCTCCTCCCCCGGTGAGCCCAAGCGGCAGCGGGTCCCCGCGCTCCGCGA GGTCATCACGGAGGTGATGCGGAAGAGCAGCATCGAGAAGCTCTTCTCGTCGATCGAGCCCCTCATCCGGAGAGTG GTTAAAGAAGAAATTGAGTTGGCCCTCGCAAATCATGCCGCTATGATGACAAG AAGTCCCACGTACACTGTTCCATCTACATCGAAAAATCTGCAGCTCCAATTCACGACTAAGCTTTCTCTTCCAATTTTCACTGGTTCCAAGGTTGAAGGCGAGGGTACCTTAAGTATTGCTCTAGTGGACACTTTGACCAGAGAAGTTGTAGTAATGGGCACAGACTCCCTGTTGAAGGTTGAAATAGTAGTTCTAGAGGGTGACTTTGAAGACGGAGAAGGCAATGACTGGACAGCTCAGGAGTTCAATAATAACATCGTTAAAGAAAGACAAG ATAACTCCAGCTGGACACGCAGCCGAAAGTTCAGGTTAGGTGCAAGAAGTGAGGATGGTTGTTTTAATGGCGTAAGAGTACGGGAAGCAAAAACTGAATCGTTTGTGGTAAAGGATCATCGTGGAGAAT TGTACAAGAAGCATCACCCACCAGTTCTTGAAGATGATGTTTGGCGACTGGAGAAGATCGGCAAGGAAGGAGCTTTTCACAAGCGTTTGAATAAGGAGAAGATAGTTACGGTCAAAGATTTTCTCACTTTATTGCATCTTGATGCTCCTAGGCTTCGGAAG ATATTGGGCACTGGCATGTCAACTAAGATGTGGGAGGTTACTGTTGAGCATGCGAAAACAACGTGTGTTCTCAGTGAAAAGGTGCATATTTACTACCTAAAAAGCCCAAGCAAAACTGCTGTTGTGTTCAATGCTGTTGGAGAAGTGAGAGGGttaatatcggagaagtttgtttCTGCTGATGATCTAACAGAAATTGAGAAG GCCGAAGCACATGCTGCTGTGAAACAAGCATATGAAGACTGGAAGAATGTCTCGACCTGTGACAGTGACACGCTTGTGGAGAATCCATCACAGCTCTTCAATATGAGATCTCCATCTTTGCATGAGAACGGATTTTACCAGTTGCCTACACAAGTTTTAACTGACGATTTTGATATAAGCCACTTGGACATACCATCAGATGACATTTTCTCTGTTGAACCATCATGTGCCTTGGATCCTTGTGCCGTGGGAGCTGCAGAAAGCAGTGAAAATAGATTTCAGTCCGAGCTTCCCCCACTTGGTGGCCATGGACAGCCTCGAGAATCACACGCGTTAGACAGGTTCTCAAATTCATTGGTTTTCGAGGAGAGCACCAGTCATGCCTCATTCAACGAAGACTACTATTGCCGTCCAGGTCCAGATCCCCCAGTATCCTTTGACTCACAAGATCTTGGTGCTGCGCTGAAGGGCTTCATCGCGACGATATCAAAGCCCAAGCCATATAGAGGATGGAGGACGCTGTCATATGTTATAGGATGGATATTCTACACCAAGAGGATGGCCGCTCAGAAGAGGAAGAAACCCGGGAAATGA
- the LOC123453101 gene encoding calmodulin-binding protein 60 A-like isoform X1, protein MSQKRQPEEGERPRWGGCGGGVPAESGGTSSPGEPKRQRVPALREVITEVMRKSSIEKLFSSIEPLIRRVVKEEIELALANHAAMMTSPTYTVPSTSKNLQLQFTTKLSLPIFTGSKVEGEGTLSIALVDTLTREVVVMGTDSLLKVEIVVLEGDFEDGEGNDWTAQEFNNNIVKERQGKRPLLSGDVFVALDKGIGTVGDLSFTDNSSWTRSRKFRLGARSEDGCFNGVRVREAKTESFVVKDHRGELYKKHHPPVLEDDVWRLEKIGKEGAFHKRLNKEKIVTVKDFLTLLHLDAPRLRKILGTGMSTKMWEVTVEHAKTTCVLSEKVHIYYLKSPSKTAVVFNAVGEVRGLISEKFVSADDLTEIEKAEAHAAVKQAYEDWKNVSTCDSDTLVENPSQLFNMRSPSLHENGFYQLPTQVLTDDFDISHLDIPSDDIFSVEPSCALDPCAVGAAESSENRFQSELPPLGGHGQPRESHALDRFSNSLVFEESTSHASFNEDYYCRPGPDPPVSFDSQDLGAALKGFIATISKPKPYRGWRTLSYVIGWIFYTKRMAAQKRKKPGK, encoded by the exons ATGTCGCAGAAGCGGCAGCCGGAGGAGGGCGAGCGGCCGCGGTGGGGAGGCTGCGGAGGCGGCGTCCCGGCCGAGTCGGGCGGGACCTCCTCCCCCGGTGAGCCCAAGCGGCAGCGGGTCCCCGCGCTCCGCGA GGTCATCACGGAGGTGATGCGGAAGAGCAGCATCGAGAAGCTCTTCTCGTCGATCGAGCCCCTCATCCGGAGAGTG GTTAAAGAAGAAATTGAGTTGGCCCTCGCAAATCATGCCGCTATGATGACAAG TCCCACGTACACTGTTCCATCTACATCGAAAAATCTGCAGCTCCAATTCACGACTAAGCTTTCTCTTCCAATTTTCACTGGTTCCAAGGTTGAAGGCGAGGGTACCTTAAGTATTGCTCTAGTGGACACTTTGACCAGAGAAGTTGTAGTAATGGGCACAGACTCCCTGTTGAAGGTTGAAATAGTAGTTCTAGAGGGTGACTTTGAAGACGGAGAAGGCAATGACTGGACAGCTCAGGAGTTCAATAATAACATCGTTAAAGAAAGACAAGGTAAACGACCCTTGCTTTCTGGAGACGTGTTTGTTGCCCTTGATAAAGGCATTGGTACAGTGGGAGATCTATCATTCACAGATAACTCCAGCTGGACACGCAGCCGAAAGTTCAGGTTAGGTGCAAGAAGTGAGGATGGTTGTTTTAATGGCGTAAGAGTACGGGAAGCAAAAACTGAATCGTTTGTGGTAAAGGATCATCGTGGAGAAT TGTACAAGAAGCATCACCCACCAGTTCTTGAAGATGATGTTTGGCGACTGGAGAAGATCGGCAAGGAAGGAGCTTTTCACAAGCGTTTGAATAAGGAGAAGATAGTTACGGTCAAAGATTTTCTCACTTTATTGCATCTTGATGCTCCTAGGCTTCGGAAG ATATTGGGCACTGGCATGTCAACTAAGATGTGGGAGGTTACTGTTGAGCATGCGAAAACAACGTGTGTTCTCAGTGAAAAGGTGCATATTTACTACCTAAAAAGCCCAAGCAAAACTGCTGTTGTGTTCAATGCTGTTGGAGAAGTGAGAGGGttaatatcggagaagtttgtttCTGCTGATGATCTAACAGAAATTGAGAAG GCCGAAGCACATGCTGCTGTGAAACAAGCATATGAAGACTGGAAGAATGTCTCGACCTGTGACAGTGACACGCTTGTGGAGAATCCATCACAGCTCTTCAATATGAGATCTCCATCTTTGCATGAGAACGGATTTTACCAGTTGCCTACACAAGTTTTAACTGACGATTTTGATATAAGCCACTTGGACATACCATCAGATGACATTTTCTCTGTTGAACCATCATGTGCCTTGGATCCTTGTGCCGTGGGAGCTGCAGAAAGCAGTGAAAATAGATTTCAGTCCGAGCTTCCCCCACTTGGTGGCCATGGACAGCCTCGAGAATCACACGCGTTAGACAGGTTCTCAAATTCATTGGTTTTCGAGGAGAGCACCAGTCATGCCTCATTCAACGAAGACTACTATTGCCGTCCAGGTCCAGATCCCCCAGTATCCTTTGACTCACAAGATCTTGGTGCTGCGCTGAAGGGCTTCATCGCGACGATATCAAAGCCCAAGCCATATAGAGGATGGAGGACGCTGTCATATGTTATAGGATGGATATTCTACACCAAGAGGATGGCCGCTCAGAAGAGGAAGAAACCCGGGAAATGA
- the LOC123453102 gene encoding mitotic-spindle organizing protein 1A-like, whose translation MGMEEAAAGGAARQAKESLELAFQMSQILDTGLDRHTLSLLMALCDRGANPEALAALVRELSSAAPPTPATPTAPASNAAAAPTAPSLFPSGFRQL comes from the coding sequence ATGGGAATGGAGGAGGCAGCTGCGGGGGGTGCCGCGAGGCAGGCGAAGGAGTCGCTGGAGCTGGCGTTCCAGATGTCCCAGATCCTGGACACCGGCCTCGACCGCCACACCCTCTCGCTGCTCATGGCGCTCTGCGACCGCGGCGCCAACCCGGAGGCCCTTGCTGCCCTCGTCCGTGAGCTCTCCTCCGCCGCTCCCCCAACACCCGCCACCCCCACCGCGCCCGCCTCCAACGCGGCGGCAGCCCCGACTGCTCCCTCGCTGTTCCCCTCCGGCTTTCGCCAGCTCTAG
- the LOC123453103 gene encoding pentatricopeptide repeat-containing protein At1g74850, chloroplastic isoform X1, producing the protein MALVSTTTVASSSSYHCDHQLRPARSWCRPRSRGGGGGGGRPAVLARARGQLTATPKEDAAPAAAGAGERGRYSYEVDSLIDRLSNLAPRGSIARCLETAKHRLTLQDFAAVYREFSRRGDWQRSMRLFKYMQRQSWCRPDEHIHAIVIGVLGRQGPALLDKCLEVFQDLPADARTALSYTSLIAAYARNALHDDARALLDQMKAHGVAPTAATYNTVLAACARAADPPVPFDMLLGLFAEMRHDPSPAVRPDLTTYNTLLAAAAVRSLSDQSEMLLHTMLEAGIMPDNASYRYIVDAFANAGDLSRVAELFREMADTGHTPDPSAYLGLMEAHTRIGATAEAVAVLRQMQADGCAPTAATYRVLLDQYGKQGRFDGVRELFREMRTAVPPDTATYNVLFNVFGDGGFFKEVVELFHDMLRTGIEPDMETCEGVLAACGQGGLHEDAREVLDYITKEGMVPTAKAYTGLIEALGHAAMYEEAYVAFNMMTEIGSLPTIETYNSLANVFAKGGLFREAESVFSRMTNSAGIQKSKDSYDALIEAYCQGSQLDDAVKAYMEMRKSRFNPDERSLEGVLNAYCIAGVIDESKEQFEEIRSNMAVPSIIAYCMMLSLYARNDRWADAYDLLEEMKTNRASNTHQVIASMIKGEYDDSSNWQMVEYVLDSSNLEGCDYSLRFFNALLDVLWWFGQKARAARVLDHAVSYGLFPELFRDTKLVWSLDVHRMSVGGALVAVSVWLNKLYARVKREKDLPQLASVVVLRGEMEKSTVTRGLPISKVVYSFLNDTLSASFHYPKWNKGRVICLKSQLKKLQAAIDSSNGAAIPGFVHMTDSRLPPPGSKVYTREQPQVENGSAHSAAESLVEEEKESELLAL; encoded by the exons ATGGCGCTCGTGTCCACCACCACcgtcgcctcgtcctcctcctaccACTGCGACCACCAGCTCCGCCCGGCCCGGAGCTGGTGCCGCCCGAGGAGccgcggcgggggcgggggcgggggcaggCCGGCGGTGCTGGCGCGGGCACGGGGCCAGCTGACGGCCACGCCCAAGGAGGACGCGGCCCCGGCCGCGGCGGGGGCGGGGGAGCGGGGGCGGTACTCGTACGAGGTGGACTCGTTGATCGACCGGCTGAGCAACCTGGCGCCGCGGGGGTCCATCGCGCGGTGCCTCGAGACGGCCAAGCACCGGCTCACGCTGCAGGACTTCGCGGCGGTGTACCGCGAGTTCTCCCGCCGCGGCGACTGGCAGCGCTCCATGCGCCTCTTCAAGTACATGCAGCGCCAGTCCTGGTGCCGCCCCGACGAGCACATCCACGCCATTGTCATCGGCGTGCTCGGCCGCCAGGGCCCCGCCCTCCTCGACAAGTGCCTCGAGGTCTTCCAGGACCTCCCCGCCGACGCCCGCACCGCGCTCTCCTACACCTCCCTCATCGCCGCCTACGCCCGCAACGCGCTCCACGACGACGCCCGCGCCCTGCTCGACCAGATGAAGGCCCACGGggtcgcccccaccgccgccacctacAACACCGTGCTCGCCGCCTGCGCCCGCGCCGCCGACCCGCCCGTCCCCTTCGACATGCTCCTCGGCCTCTTCGCCGAGATGCGCCACGACCCCTCCCCGGCCGTGCGCCCCGACCTCACCACCTACAACACGCTCCTCGCCGCCGCGGCAGTGCGCTCCCTCAGCGACCAGTCCGAGATGCTGCTGCACACCATGCTGGAGGCAGGCATCATGCCGGACAACGCGTCCTACCGCTACATTGTGGATGCCTTTGCCAATGCCGGCGACCTGTCCCGGGTCGCAGAGCTGTTCCGTGAGATGGCGGACACAGGGCACACGCCGGACCCCTCCGCGTATCTCGGGCTCATGGAGGCTCACACCCGGATTGGTGCCACCGCTGAAGCTGTGGCCGTGCTGCGGCAGATGCAGGCTGATGGCTGTGCGCCCACGGCTGCCACATACCGTGTCCTGCTCGATCAGTACGGAAAACAGGGGAGGTTCGATGGTGTGCGTGAGCTCTTCCGTGAGATGAGAACGGCTGTACCTCCAGACACGGCCACCTACAATGTGCTCTTCAATGTATTCGGCGACGGCGGTTTTTTCAAGGAGGTGGTGGAGCTCTTCCATGATATGCTTCGTACGGGGATAGAACCTGACATGGAGACCTGTGAAGGTGTCTTGGCTGCGTGTGGTCAGGGTGGTCTCCATGAGGATGCAAGAGAAGTTCTTGACTACATAACCAAAGAAGGAATGGTGCCTACTGCAAAGGCCTACACTGGCCTAATTGAAGCCCTCGGTCATGCAGCTATGTATGAG GAGGCCTATGTTGCATTCAACATGATGACTGAAATTGGTAGCTTGCCAACGATAGAGACGTACAATTCTCTTGCAAATGTGTTTGCCAAGGGCGGGCTCTTCCGGGAGGCTGAGTCCGTCTTTTCTCGGATGACCAACAGTGCTGGTATTCAGAAAAGCAAAGATTCATATGATGCCCTCATCGAAGCATATTGCCAGGGTTCACAGTTGGATGATGCAGTGAAGGCATACATGGAGATGCGCAAGTCTAGGTTTAACCCTGATGAACGCTCCCTTGAGGGAGTACTCAATGCCTACTGCATAGCGGGCGTTATAGATGAGAGCAAAGAGCAGTTTGAAGAGATCAGATCCAACATGGCTGTGCCTAGCATTATTGCTTATTGCATGATGCTGTCACTCTATGCAAGGAACGACAG GTGGGCTGATGCTTATGATTTGCTGGAAGAAATGAAAACAAATCGTGCTAGTAATACACATCAAGTGATTGCTTCCATGATAAAGGGGGAGTACGATGATAGCTCTAATTGGCAAATGGTTGAATATGTCCTTGACAGCAGTAACTTGGAAGGATGTGACTACAGTTTACGATTTTTTAATGCTCTCCTTGATGTGCTTTGGTGGTTCGGCCAGAAGGCTCGGGCTGCAAGGGTTCTAGATCATGCAGTAAGTTATGGGCTCTTCCCTGAATTATTCCGTGACACCAAGCTGGTCTGGTCTCTAGATGTACATAG GATGTCAGTTGGTGGAGCATTAGTGGCTGTGTCAGTATGGCTCAATAAACTTTACGCCAGAGTAAAAAGAGAGAAAGATCTTCCCCAACTGGCCTCTGTTGTTGTACT GAGGGGGGAGATGGAGAAAAGCACGGTCACAAGAGGACTACCGATCTCGAAAGTTGTGTACTCCTTTCTCAACGACACGCTGTCGGCATCGTTCCATTACCCAAAATGGAACAAGGGGCGAGTCATATGCCTGAAGTCCCAGCTGAAAAAGCTGCAGGCGGCCATAGATTCCTCAAACGGCGCGGCCATCCCGGGCTTCGTCCACATGACGGACTCCCGTCTGCCGCCCCCTGGCTCGAAAGTATACACCCGGGAGCAGCCCCAGGTGGAGAACGGCTCGGCCCATTCTGCCGCAGAATCGTtggtagaagaagagaaggagtcgGAGCTCCTCGCGCTGTGA
- the LOC123453103 gene encoding pentatricopeptide repeat-containing protein At1g74850, chloroplastic isoform X2, with the protein MALVSTTTVASSSSYHCDHQLRPARSWCRPRSRGGGGGGGRPAVLARARGQLTATPKEDAAPAAAGAGERGRYSYEVDSLIDRLSNLAPRGSIARCLETAKHRLTLQDFAAVYREFSRRGDWQRSMRLFKYMQRQSWCRPDEHIHAIVIGVLGRQGPALLDKCLEVFQDLPADARTALSYTSLIAAYARNALHDDARALLDQMKAHGVAPTAATYNTVLAACARAADPPVPFDMLLGLFAEMRHDPSPAVRPDLTTYNTLLAAAAVRSLSDQSEMLLHTMLEAGIMPDNASYRYIVDAFANAGDLSRVAELFREMADTGHTPDPSAYLGLMEAHTRIGATAEAVAVLRQMQADGCAPTAATYRVLLDQYGKQGRFDGVRELFREMRTAVPPDTATYNVLFNVFGDGGFFKEVVELFHDMLRTGIEPDMETCEGVLAACGQGGLHEDAREVLDYITKEGMVPTAKAYTGLIEALGHAAMYEEAYVAFNMMTEIGSLPTIETYNSLANVFAKGGLFREAESVFSRMTNSAGIQKSKDSYDALIEAYCQGSQLDDAVKAYMEMRKSRFNPDERSLEGVLNAYCIAGVIDESKEQFEEIRSNMAVPSIIAYCMMLSLYARNDRWADAYDLLEEMKTNRASNTHQVIASMIKGEYDDSSNWQMVEYVLDSSNLEGCDYSLRFFNALLDVLWWFGQKARAARVLDHAVSYGLFPELFRDTKLVWSLDVHRMSVGGALVAVSVWLNKLYARVKREKDLPQLASVVVLGEMEKSTVTRGLPISKVVYSFLNDTLSASFHYPKWNKGRVICLKSQLKKLQAAIDSSNGAAIPGFVHMTDSRLPPPGSKVYTREQPQVENGSAHSAAESLVEEEKESELLAL; encoded by the exons ATGGCGCTCGTGTCCACCACCACcgtcgcctcgtcctcctcctaccACTGCGACCACCAGCTCCGCCCGGCCCGGAGCTGGTGCCGCCCGAGGAGccgcggcgggggcgggggcgggggcaggCCGGCGGTGCTGGCGCGGGCACGGGGCCAGCTGACGGCCACGCCCAAGGAGGACGCGGCCCCGGCCGCGGCGGGGGCGGGGGAGCGGGGGCGGTACTCGTACGAGGTGGACTCGTTGATCGACCGGCTGAGCAACCTGGCGCCGCGGGGGTCCATCGCGCGGTGCCTCGAGACGGCCAAGCACCGGCTCACGCTGCAGGACTTCGCGGCGGTGTACCGCGAGTTCTCCCGCCGCGGCGACTGGCAGCGCTCCATGCGCCTCTTCAAGTACATGCAGCGCCAGTCCTGGTGCCGCCCCGACGAGCACATCCACGCCATTGTCATCGGCGTGCTCGGCCGCCAGGGCCCCGCCCTCCTCGACAAGTGCCTCGAGGTCTTCCAGGACCTCCCCGCCGACGCCCGCACCGCGCTCTCCTACACCTCCCTCATCGCCGCCTACGCCCGCAACGCGCTCCACGACGACGCCCGCGCCCTGCTCGACCAGATGAAGGCCCACGGggtcgcccccaccgccgccacctacAACACCGTGCTCGCCGCCTGCGCCCGCGCCGCCGACCCGCCCGTCCCCTTCGACATGCTCCTCGGCCTCTTCGCCGAGATGCGCCACGACCCCTCCCCGGCCGTGCGCCCCGACCTCACCACCTACAACACGCTCCTCGCCGCCGCGGCAGTGCGCTCCCTCAGCGACCAGTCCGAGATGCTGCTGCACACCATGCTGGAGGCAGGCATCATGCCGGACAACGCGTCCTACCGCTACATTGTGGATGCCTTTGCCAATGCCGGCGACCTGTCCCGGGTCGCAGAGCTGTTCCGTGAGATGGCGGACACAGGGCACACGCCGGACCCCTCCGCGTATCTCGGGCTCATGGAGGCTCACACCCGGATTGGTGCCACCGCTGAAGCTGTGGCCGTGCTGCGGCAGATGCAGGCTGATGGCTGTGCGCCCACGGCTGCCACATACCGTGTCCTGCTCGATCAGTACGGAAAACAGGGGAGGTTCGATGGTGTGCGTGAGCTCTTCCGTGAGATGAGAACGGCTGTACCTCCAGACACGGCCACCTACAATGTGCTCTTCAATGTATTCGGCGACGGCGGTTTTTTCAAGGAGGTGGTGGAGCTCTTCCATGATATGCTTCGTACGGGGATAGAACCTGACATGGAGACCTGTGAAGGTGTCTTGGCTGCGTGTGGTCAGGGTGGTCTCCATGAGGATGCAAGAGAAGTTCTTGACTACATAACCAAAGAAGGAATGGTGCCTACTGCAAAGGCCTACACTGGCCTAATTGAAGCCCTCGGTCATGCAGCTATGTATGAG GAGGCCTATGTTGCATTCAACATGATGACTGAAATTGGTAGCTTGCCAACGATAGAGACGTACAATTCTCTTGCAAATGTGTTTGCCAAGGGCGGGCTCTTCCGGGAGGCTGAGTCCGTCTTTTCTCGGATGACCAACAGTGCTGGTATTCAGAAAAGCAAAGATTCATATGATGCCCTCATCGAAGCATATTGCCAGGGTTCACAGTTGGATGATGCAGTGAAGGCATACATGGAGATGCGCAAGTCTAGGTTTAACCCTGATGAACGCTCCCTTGAGGGAGTACTCAATGCCTACTGCATAGCGGGCGTTATAGATGAGAGCAAAGAGCAGTTTGAAGAGATCAGATCCAACATGGCTGTGCCTAGCATTATTGCTTATTGCATGATGCTGTCACTCTATGCAAGGAACGACAG GTGGGCTGATGCTTATGATTTGCTGGAAGAAATGAAAACAAATCGTGCTAGTAATACACATCAAGTGATTGCTTCCATGATAAAGGGGGAGTACGATGATAGCTCTAATTGGCAAATGGTTGAATATGTCCTTGACAGCAGTAACTTGGAAGGATGTGACTACAGTTTACGATTTTTTAATGCTCTCCTTGATGTGCTTTGGTGGTTCGGCCAGAAGGCTCGGGCTGCAAGGGTTCTAGATCATGCAGTAAGTTATGGGCTCTTCCCTGAATTATTCCGTGACACCAAGCTGGTCTGGTCTCTAGATGTACATAG GATGTCAGTTGGTGGAGCATTAGTGGCTGTGTCAGTATGGCTCAATAAACTTTACGCCAGAGTAAAAAGAGAGAAAGATCTTCCCCAACTGGCCTCTGTTGTTGTACT GGGGGAGATGGAGAAAAGCACGGTCACAAGAGGACTACCGATCTCGAAAGTTGTGTACTCCTTTCTCAACGACACGCTGTCGGCATCGTTCCATTACCCAAAATGGAACAAGGGGCGAGTCATATGCCTGAAGTCCCAGCTGAAAAAGCTGCAGGCGGCCATAGATTCCTCAAACGGCGCGGCCATCCCGGGCTTCGTCCACATGACGGACTCCCGTCTGCCGCCCCCTGGCTCGAAAGTATACACCCGGGAGCAGCCCCAGGTGGAGAACGGCTCGGCCCATTCTGCCGCAGAATCGTtggtagaagaagagaaggagtcgGAGCTCCTCGCGCTGTGA